In Salmo salar chromosome ssa24, Ssal_v3.1, whole genome shotgun sequence, the following proteins share a genomic window:
- the asb6 gene encoding ankyrin repeat and SOCS box protein 6 isoform X1, which translates to MSILVLSFCSSVLAQAAESGTSAKSMPFLHGFRRIIYEYQPLVDAVLCVVGLEEGTSTGERSRSPEDEDSLCGSLVELLEKESQSAVFEEGISYALFKVAERGLVCAAEVLLRYGADLNFEDPVSYYNPLHIAVLRNRPIMVRLLAGHGADINKRDRIHESSPLDLASEEAERLPCMRTLLDMGADVNARDKNGKSPLLHALASSDGLTVHNTENIRLLLQRGADVHAATLDGETAVSSLVFLVKEALEGSVEDAAEIGRFCLKATRLLLAHGADPSCCLTPDGEEDGEPSLTVTSLEHFDRLFPLAVLLLQSGASFHCSRHGASCWTGYRLVFQRLQTALLDCSDAEQVAELLEQAEVLLDLARVSSPSLALPLDLPMPDQDPNAQTLRDLHRRVVEQETGPPPLRCLCRAFIRGHLQPWPLDDRVKALPLPDRLKGYLLPEHTLSPKPGWDCFKPQRTLR; encoded by the exons ATGTCAATTCTTGTTCTGTCGTTCTGTTCCAG TGTTCTAGCGCAAGCAGCAGAGAGTGGCACATCAGCCAAGAGCATGCCTTTCCTCCATGGCTTTCGCAGGATTATATATGAGTATCAGCCCCTGGTGGACGCCGTGCTGTGTGTTGTTGGTCTGGAGGAAGGGACAAGCACTGGAGAGAG GAGCCGTAGCCCGGAGGATGAGGACAGTCTATGCGGGTCTTTAGTGGAGCTGTTGGAGAAGGAGTCCCAGTCAGCTGTGTTTGAGGAGGGGATCAGCTATGCTCTGTTTAAGGTTGCTGAACGGGGACTAGTCTGTGCAGCAGAAGTCCTTCTACGATATGGAGCAGATCTCAACTTTGAGG ACCCTGTGTCTTATTACAACCCACTGCACATTGCTGTACTGAGGAACAGGCCGATTATGGTGAGGTTGCTGGCTGGACATGGAGCTGACATTAACAAGCGAGATCGG ATCCATGAAAGTAGCCCCTTGGATCTCGCTAGTGAAGAGGCAGAGAGACTGCCTTGTATGCGCACACTGCTGGACATGGGTGCTGACGTGAATGCAAGAGATAAAAATG GAAAATCACCCTTGCTACATGCCCTAGCTAGCAGTGATGGACTCACTGTGCATAACACAGAAAACATCCGGCTGCTACTCCAGAGAG GTGCAGATGTTCATGCTGCCACACTGGATGGAGAGACGGCTGTATCCTCGCTGGTCTTTCTGGTGAAGGAGGCTCTGGAGGGCTCTGTGGAGGATGCAGCTGAGATCGGCCGCTTCTGTCTGAAGGCCACGCGGCTGCTTCTGGCCCACGGGGCTGACCCCAGCTGCTGCCTTACCCCCGacggggaggaggatggggaacCCTCCCTGACAGTGACCAGCCTGGAGCACTTTGATCGGCTCTTTCCCCTGGCAGTGCTGCTGTTGCAGAGTGGTGCCTCATTCCACTGCTCTCGCCACGGAGCCTCCTGCTGGACAGGCTACAGGCTGGTATTCCAGAGGCTCCAGACGGCCCTGCTGGACTGTTCTGATGCAGAGCAGGTGGCTGAGCTCCTGGAGCAGGCTGAGGTTCTCCTGGACTTGGCCCGGGTGTCCTCCCCAAGTCTGGCCCTGCCCCTGGACCTGCCTATGCCAGACCAAGACCCAAATGCTCAGACATTGCGGGACCTCCATCGGCGTGTGGTGGAGCAGGAGACTGGCCCTCCCCCCCTGCGCTGCCTCTGCAGGGCCTTCATCCGGGGTCACCTGCAGCCCTGGCCCCTGGACGACAGGGTGAAGGCTCTGCCCTTACCTGACAGACTAAAGGGGTACCTGCTTCCCGAACACACCCTGAGCCCCAAGCCAGGATGGGACTGCTTCAAGCCCCAGCGTACCCTACGCTGA
- the asb6 gene encoding ankyrin repeat and SOCS box protein 6 isoform X2: MPFLHGFRRIIYEYQPLVDAVLCVVGLEEGTSTGERSRSPEDEDSLCGSLVELLEKESQSAVFEEGISYALFKVAERGLVCAAEVLLRYGADLNFEDPVSYYNPLHIAVLRNRPIMVRLLAGHGADINKRDRIHESSPLDLASEEAERLPCMRTLLDMGADVNARDKNGKSPLLHALASSDGLTVHNTENIRLLLQRGADVHAATLDGETAVSSLVFLVKEALEGSVEDAAEIGRFCLKATRLLLAHGADPSCCLTPDGEEDGEPSLTVTSLEHFDRLFPLAVLLLQSGASFHCSRHGASCWTGYRLVFQRLQTALLDCSDAEQVAELLEQAEVLLDLARVSSPSLALPLDLPMPDQDPNAQTLRDLHRRVVEQETGPPPLRCLCRAFIRGHLQPWPLDDRVKALPLPDRLKGYLLPEHTLSPKPGWDCFKPQRTLR; the protein is encoded by the exons ATGCCTTTCCTCCATGGCTTTCGCAGGATTATATATGAGTATCAGCCCCTGGTGGACGCCGTGCTGTGTGTTGTTGGTCTGGAGGAAGGGACAAGCACTGGAGAGAG GAGCCGTAGCCCGGAGGATGAGGACAGTCTATGCGGGTCTTTAGTGGAGCTGTTGGAGAAGGAGTCCCAGTCAGCTGTGTTTGAGGAGGGGATCAGCTATGCTCTGTTTAAGGTTGCTGAACGGGGACTAGTCTGTGCAGCAGAAGTCCTTCTACGATATGGAGCAGATCTCAACTTTGAGG ACCCTGTGTCTTATTACAACCCACTGCACATTGCTGTACTGAGGAACAGGCCGATTATGGTGAGGTTGCTGGCTGGACATGGAGCTGACATTAACAAGCGAGATCGG ATCCATGAAAGTAGCCCCTTGGATCTCGCTAGTGAAGAGGCAGAGAGACTGCCTTGTATGCGCACACTGCTGGACATGGGTGCTGACGTGAATGCAAGAGATAAAAATG GAAAATCACCCTTGCTACATGCCCTAGCTAGCAGTGATGGACTCACTGTGCATAACACAGAAAACATCCGGCTGCTACTCCAGAGAG GTGCAGATGTTCATGCTGCCACACTGGATGGAGAGACGGCTGTATCCTCGCTGGTCTTTCTGGTGAAGGAGGCTCTGGAGGGCTCTGTGGAGGATGCAGCTGAGATCGGCCGCTTCTGTCTGAAGGCCACGCGGCTGCTTCTGGCCCACGGGGCTGACCCCAGCTGCTGCCTTACCCCCGacggggaggaggatggggaacCCTCCCTGACAGTGACCAGCCTGGAGCACTTTGATCGGCTCTTTCCCCTGGCAGTGCTGCTGTTGCAGAGTGGTGCCTCATTCCACTGCTCTCGCCACGGAGCCTCCTGCTGGACAGGCTACAGGCTGGTATTCCAGAGGCTCCAGACGGCCCTGCTGGACTGTTCTGATGCAGAGCAGGTGGCTGAGCTCCTGGAGCAGGCTGAGGTTCTCCTGGACTTGGCCCGGGTGTCCTCCCCAAGTCTGGCCCTGCCCCTGGACCTGCCTATGCCAGACCAAGACCCAAATGCTCAGACATTGCGGGACCTCCATCGGCGTGTGGTGGAGCAGGAGACTGGCCCTCCCCCCCTGCGCTGCCTCTGCAGGGCCTTCATCCGGGGTCACCTGCAGCCCTGGCCCCTGGACGACAGGGTGAAGGCTCTGCCCTTACCTGACAGACTAAAGGGGTACCTGCTTCCCGAACACACCCTGAGCCCCAAGCCAGGATGGGACTGCTTCAAGCCCCAGCGTACCCTACGCTGA